Proteins encoded in a region of the Pocillopora verrucosa isolate sample1 chromosome 11, ASM3666991v2, whole genome shotgun sequence genome:
- the LOC131799691 gene encoding integrase/recombinase xerD homolog produces the protein MRWCNDVKAQFVLPQELVVAAAYLSQLHRKTGSPSTVSMAYAALVWLHDVVDVTCSNNPLKTGVCRNVVEAAKRNGTQRKNRKLPLSIDMVKRIVAKHGKVDANLKDLRISVIVLLGFAGFFRFNELANIKASHITFADDHMSIVIPSSKTDVYREGNKAIIARTDNATCPVHMVLRYMSAARMDHNADGLLIRQLVFQKNYNTYVLGNKGISYSRCREIFLEALKALGYDSKLFGLHSLRSGGATAAVNSPSGPVSDRLLKLHGRWKFDYAKDLYIQEDISARLSVSSSLGI, from the coding sequence ATGCGTTGGTGCAATGATGTTAAGGCTCAATTCGTTTTGCCACAAGAGCTTGTTGTTGCAGCGGCCTATTTGTCTCAACTTCACAGGAAGACTGGTTCTCCCAGCACTGTTAGTATGGCTTATGCTGCATTAGTTTGGCTACACGATGTAGTAGACGTAACTTGTAGTAATAATCCTTTGAAAACCGGAGTGTGTAGAAATGTTGTTGAAGCCGCGAAACGTAATGGCACACAACGGAAGAATAGGAAGCTCCCTCTCTCTATTGATATGGTCAAGAGAATAGTTGCTAAACATGGCAAGGTAGACGCTAATCTAAAAGATCTGCGAATTTCAGTCATAGTCCTCTTAGGTTTTGCAGGTTTCTTCAGATTCAATGAGTTAGCAAATATCAAAGCTTCGCATATAACTTTCGCAGATGACCATATGTCCATTGTTATACCAAGTAGTAAAACAGATGTCTACAGGGAAGGTAATAAAGCTATTATTGCTAGAACGGACAATGCCACTTGTCCAGTTCATATGGTCCTTAGGTATATGTCTGCTGCAAGAATGGACCATAATGCAGACGGTCTCCTAATCAGGCAGTTagtatttcagaaaaattataatacttaTGTTTTAGGGAACAAAGGAATTTCGTATTCTAGGTGTCGAGAAATCTTTTTGGAAGCTCTCAAGGCTCTAGGTTACGACTCCAAACTTTTTGGGTTACACAGTCTTAGGTCTGGTGGGGCAACCGCTGCCGTAAATTCACCTAGCGGCCCTGTATCAGACAGGTTATTAAAATTACACGGGCGGTGGAAATTCGATTACGCCAAAGACTTGTATATTCAAGAAGATATATCTGCACGGCTTTCAGTTTCATCTAGCCTAGGTATTTAA
- the LOC131777925 gene encoding tetratricopeptide repeat protein 28-like — protein sequence MAESNLPTTGEELEVKNEFPATATEKSQVTSSEAELDVYDDPLRGIAKECLEKGNKEYRQGEANNAIISYTEGLQVNCRDKSLNAKLYSNRATAHFRLANYVDCVDDATVAVQLEPTLIQAIEKGARACVELSWDKEARSWLHMGLTIENNNERLLQLLRKSNAQLKVKAHTYASLGCAYHHVGQIHKAIKYHQQDLEIAKEVGDKAGEGRSYGNLGNTYQGLGQFKTAIQYHQRHLEIAKEVGNKAGEGASYCGLGNAYQGLGQFKTAIQYHQRHLEIAKEVGNKAGEGISYGNLGNAYHSLGQFKTAIQYHQRHLEIAKEVGDKAGEGRGYCGLGNAYQGLGQFKTAIQYHQRHLKIAEEVGDKAGEGASYCNLGNAYHSLGQFKTAIQYHQRHLEIAKEVGDKAGEGASYCGLGNAYQDLGQFKTAIQYHQRDLEIAKEVGDKAGEGRSYGHLGNAYRRLGQYKTAIQYLQRDLEIAKEVGDKAGEGASYGNLGNAYQRLGQFKTAIQYHQRHLEIAKEVGDKAGEGRSYCLLGRIHYGQREFKTAIECFQRHLEISKEVGDKTGEACSLCSLGNSIECQGNLMMAFDRYHSSVQLYDDIRASLQLNDQWKISYRNRHQSAYKGLWRINLNQGQVVKALLAAEKGRAQALRDLMTTKYQPGDSSTHSTSLSWVPLSTVIIAINGPCVFLWVCLSEDNIQMRQVHVNNYKYEDELECFTQLLNKTALKEIGARDTVPIENPPLDSPTEEKVANQVIPVDVRHSQSSALKKLHDIIVAPIADLIEGNDEITFVPEGPFCLVPYAALQDSDSSYLSDSFRIRVLPSLTTLKLIHDCPADFHMKTGALLVGDPCFKHIIYQGSLLVQLPGARKEVKMIARILHVSPLTGQMATKDEVLKRISSVALIHIAAHGKLETGEVILAPNTTRENPQPQEKDYLLTMKDVLEAGLRARLVVLSCCHTARGEVMAEGVVGMARALLGAGARSVVATLWAIDDEGTLEFMSFFYDALAKGKKASEALNQAMKCMRDIEKFKKEIYWAPFVLIGDDVNLDFEDI from the exons atggcagaaagcaacctcccaacaacgggagaagaactggaggtgaaaaatgagtttccagcCACAG CAACAGAGAAAAGTCAAGTTACGTCAAGTGAAGCTGAATTGGATGTATACGATGATCCTTTAAGAG GGATAGCAAAAGAATGTCTGgagaaaggtaacaaagaataccgacaaggagaagctaataacgcgataatctcctacacggaaggacttcaagtgaactgcagAGATAAAAGtctgaacgccaagctttacagcaacagggcaacagctcatttccgtttag caaactaCGTGGATTGTGtcgatgatgcaacagttgctgttcaattggaacccactttaatcCAAGCTATTGAGAAAG gagccagagcttgtgtcgaactttCCTGGgataaagaagcaaggagctggttgcatatgggattgaca attgaaaacaataacGAACGTCTGCTTCAATTACTAAGGAAATCGAATGCCCAACTGAAAGTCAAAGCACACACTTATGCCAGTCTCGGATGTGCTTATCATCATGTTGGGCAGATTCACAAAGCAATCAAGTATCATCAACaggatctagaaattgctaaagaggtgggagacaaggccggagagggaagaagttatggcaatctcggcaacacttatcaaggtctaggacagtttaaaacagccatccagtaccatcaacgtcatctagaaattgctaaagaagtgggaaacaaggccggagagggagcaagttattgcggtctcggcaacgcttatcaaggtctaggacagtttaaaacagccatccagtaccatcaacgtcatctagaaattgctaaagaagtgggaaacaaggccggagagggaattagttatggcaatctcggcaacgcttatcacagtctaggacagtttaaaacagccatccagtaccatcaacgtcatctagaaattgctaaagaagtgggagacaag gccggagagggaagaggttattgcggtctcggcaacgcttatcaaggtctaggacagtttaaaacagccatccagtaccaccaacgtcatctaaaaattgctgaagaagtgggagacaaggccggagagggagcaagttattgcaatctcggcaacgcttatcacagtctaggacagtttaaaacagccatccagtaccatcaacgtcatctagaaattgctaaagaagtgggagacaaggccggagagggagcaagttattgcggtctcggcaacgcttatcaggatctaggacagtttaaaacagccatccagtaccatcaacgtgatctagaaattgctaaagaagtgggagacaaggccggagagggaagaagttatggccatctcggcaacgcttatcgcagaCTAGGACAGTataaaacagccatccagtaccttcaacgtgatctagaaattgctaaagaagtgggagacaaggccggagagggagcaagttatggcaatctcggcaacgcttatcaacgtctaggacagtttaaaacagccatccagtaccatcaacgtcatctagaaattgctaaagaagtgggagataaggccggagagggaagaagttattgtcTTCTCGGCCGGATTCATTACGGTCAaagagagttcaaaacagctatTGAGTGTTTTCAACGTCACctagaaatatccaaagaagtgggagataagactGGAGAGGCGTGCTCACTCTGTTCCCTTGGAAACAGTAttgagtgccaaggaaatcttatgATGGCCTTTGACCGTTATCACTCGAGTGTACAgttgtatgatgatatcagggccagtcttcaactcaacgatcagtggaagatttcttATCGTAATCGGCACCAAAGtgcatacaaaggtttgtggcgtataaatctcaATCAAGGTCAAGTTGTAAAGGCTCTTCTTGCcgcagagaaaggacgtgctcaagctctgagagatctcatgaccacaaaatatcagcctggagatTCTTCAACGCACAGCACATCTCTGAGTTGGGTTCCATTGAGCACAGTTATCATAGCTATCAATGGACCATGCGTCTTCTTAtgggtttgcctcagtgaaGATAACATCCAGATGAGACAGGTACACGTCAACAATTATAAGTATGAGGATGAATTGGAATGTTTCACCCAgctactgaacaaaactgctctgAAGGAGATCGGTGCAAGAGATACTGTTCCAATCGAAAATCCTCCGCTTGATTCGCCGACAGAAGAGAAAGTGGCCAATCAAGTGATCCCagttgatgtgaggcactcccaatcaagtgctttaaagaagctgcatgacatcatcgttgCTCCTATCGCTGACCTGATCGAAGGCAACGACGAGATCACATTTgttcctgaggggccattttgccttgtGCCTTATGCAGCGCTGCAGGACTCTGACTCATCATATCTgagtgattctttcagaattcgtgtccttccctctctgacgacgttgaaactaattcatgattgtccagctgactttcacatgaagactggtgcattgcttgtcggcgaTCCATGTTTTAAACATATCATCTATCAAGGAAGTcttttggtgcaacttccaggagcaaggaaagaagtgaAGATGATCGCACGTATCCTCCATGTTTCCCCCCTCACTGGacaaatggcaacaaaagatgaagtgttaaaacgaatatcatcagtggcgtTAATTCACATTGCAGCGCACGGTAAActggaaactggagaagttatcctggcaccaaacaccacaagagaaaaccctcagccgcaagagaaagactatctactgacgatgaaagacGTCCTAGAAGCTGGGCTAAgagcacgtctggttgtacttagctgctgtcacactgctcgtggggaggtcatggcagagggtgtggtcggcatggcgcgtgcacttttgggtgccggtgcTAGATCTGTTGTGGcaaccttgtgggcgattgacgacgagggaaccctggagttcatgagtttcttctacgatgcacttgccaaaggcaagaaggcaagtgaagctctcaatcaggccatgaagtgtatgagagatATTGAAAAGTTCAAGAAGGAgatttactgggcaccatttgtactcattggtgacgacgtcaaccTGGATTTCGAGGATATTTAG